Proteins from one Proteiniborus sp. DW1 genomic window:
- a CDS encoding nucleotide sugar dehydrogenase has product MSSFKSLYENIVNKETTISVIGLGYVGLPLALAFSEVTNVVGFDIDERKIEWLKKGVDLANEIETEKIIKSNIKFTFDENDIKDSNFYVIAVPTPVNDDNVPDLRYIVDASRIVGRNLKEGSIVVYESTVYPGATEEVCVPILEEESRMKCGLDFKIGYSPERINPGDKIHTLKTIKKVVSAMDDESLEIISNIYNLILESEVYKAESIKVAEAAKIIENAQRDVNIAFINEVSIMMNNLGIDSKSVIETAATKWNFLKFVPGLVGGHCIGVDPYYLTYLSEKKGYMSQVILPCRRLNEHMSEYVVENTVKSLIKSGAVVKGARVGVLGLSFKENCSDIRNTKVMDIISKLKDFGIEVLVYDPVVDRDRVKREYDIELCDFDELVNINALLIAVAHDDFTRYDIVELKKRFSPDYTPILLDIKRIFERKTIEEYGFIYWGL; this is encoded by the coding sequence ATGAGTTCTTTTAAGAGCTTATATGAAAATATAGTCAATAAGGAAACCACGATATCTGTAATTGGGTTAGGGTATGTGGGTCTTCCTCTTGCTTTAGCTTTTTCAGAAGTGACTAATGTAGTTGGTTTTGATATAGATGAAAGAAAGATTGAATGGTTAAAAAAAGGAGTAGATTTAGCAAATGAAATAGAAACTGAAAAAATAATAAAGTCCAACATTAAGTTTACTTTTGATGAAAATGATATTAAAGACTCTAACTTCTATGTAATAGCTGTTCCTACACCTGTTAATGATGATAATGTACCAGATTTGAGATATATAGTAGATGCAAGTAGAATAGTAGGAAGAAATCTAAAAGAAGGTTCTATAGTTGTATATGAATCAACTGTATATCCTGGTGCTACAGAAGAAGTTTGTGTTCCTATATTAGAAGAAGAATCAAGAATGAAATGTGGATTAGATTTTAAGATAGGGTATTCACCTGAAAGAATTAATCCAGGTGATAAAATTCATACTTTGAAAACGATTAAGAAGGTAGTTTCAGCGATGGATGATGAGTCACTTGAGATAATATCTAATATTTATAATTTAATATTGGAGTCGGAGGTATATAAGGCTGAAAGCATAAAGGTAGCTGAAGCAGCCAAGATTATAGAAAATGCACAAAGGGATGTTAATATAGCCTTTATTAACGAAGTATCCATAATGATGAATAATTTAGGCATAGATTCTAAATCAGTAATTGAAACAGCGGCAACAAAATGGAATTTTTTAAAGTTCGTACCAGGTTTAGTAGGAGGACATTGTATAGGTGTAGACCCCTATTATTTAACTTATTTATCTGAAAAGAAAGGGTATATGTCACAGGTAATACTTCCATGTAGAAGGCTGAATGAACACATGAGTGAATATGTTGTTGAAAATACTGTAAAAAGCTTAATTAAATCAGGAGCAGTAGTAAAAGGTGCTAGAGTAGGAGTATTGGGGCTTTCTTTTAAGGAAAACTGTTCAGATATAAGAAATACAAAAGTTATGGATATTATATCTAAGCTAAAAGACTTTGGCATTGAGGTACTAGTTTATGACCCAGTAGTTGATAGAGACAGAGTAAAGAGGGAATACGATATTGAATTATGTGATTTTGATGAATTAGTCAACATTAATGCTTTATTAATAGCTGTGGCACATGATGATTTTACTCGATATGACATAGTTGAATTAAAAAAGAGGTTTTCTCCTGATTATACTCCTATTCTACTAGATATAAAGAGAATATTCGAGCGAAAAACTATTGAAGAATATGGCTTTATATACTGGGGGCTATAA
- a CDS encoding glycosyltransferase family A protein, which yields MNIYTENMANQATLNNPVNKKLNRSSIYKRKSRIKFGVSIITVTNRVNHIKHVFDNYNRQNIKNKELIIILNNNSMNLNQWKSISKSYPNVKVLRKDESVTFAECKNFAVTLAQFSYIAHFDDDDYYGENFLKDILYTFNKVEADIIGKKSAFVYFCNSKILAIRFPRYENTYVKFVMDSSMVIKKSVFDKVKFPTMKSGADFSFQKECLKNGFKIFSADRYNYAFIRHKNIASHSWKITEDELLKECSIVCKTDDFIKYILK from the coding sequence AAATAATCCAGTTAATAAAAAATTAAATAGATCAAGCATTTATAAAAGAAAAAGTAGAATAAAGTTCGGGGTTTCAATAATCACTGTTACAAACAGAGTCAATCATATTAAACATGTTTTTGACAATTATAATCGACAAAATATTAAAAACAAAGAATTAATAATTATACTTAATAATAACTCTATGAATTTAAATCAATGGAAGTCAATCTCAAAAAGTTATCCAAATGTAAAAGTATTAAGAAAGGATGAATCAGTAACCTTTGCTGAATGTAAGAACTTTGCTGTAACATTGGCACAATTCTCATATATAGCTCATTTTGATGATGATGATTATTATGGAGAAAACTTTCTTAAAGATATACTCTACACTTTTAATAAAGTAGAAGCAGATATTATTGGAAAAAAATCAGCATTTGTTTACTTCTGTAACAGTAAGATATTGGCCATAAGATTCCCCAGATATGAAAATACTTATGTCAAATTTGTTATGGATTCCAGTATGGTAATAAAAAAAAGTGTTTTTGATAAAGTAAAATTTCCAACAATGAAATCTGGTGCTGACTTCTCCTTTCAAAAAGAATGCTTAAAAAATGGTTTTAAAATATTTTCTGCAGATAGATATAATTATGCCTTCATAAGACATAAAAATATTGCTAGTCATTCATGGAAAATAACAGAAGACGAATTGCTTAAAGAGTGTTCAATAGTTTGTAAAACGGATGATTTCATTAAATATATTTTAAAATAA
- a CDS encoding SDR family oxidoreductase produces the protein MENNICLFDKGTRFLVTGGAGFIGSNIVEKLLRMGLEVKVLDNFSTGKIENIEHLLSSPKLEIIEGDIRNLGDCIKACRNIDFVLHNAALGSVPRSISDPRTTNDVNITGTLNMLIASRDNNVRRFVYASSSSVYGDDENLPKKEEIVGRPLSPYAITKVTNEMYGKIFHNNFKLSTIGLRYFNVFGKNQDANSQYAAVIPNFIKKIMLGERPIIWGDGTQTRDFTFVENVVEANLKACLASDEATGNVFNIATGNRVSILDLLNEICNIIGVKVSPVFKDWRAGDVMHSFANIEKAKKFLNYTPICDFKTGIRKTIDGYLEKFK, from the coding sequence ATGGAAAATAATATTTGTTTATTTGATAAAGGCACAAGATTTTTAGTCACCGGAGGAGCAGGATTTATAGGCTCAAACATTGTCGAAAAGTTATTACGCATGGGATTAGAAGTTAAAGTATTAGACAACTTTAGTACTGGAAAAATAGAAAATATAGAACACCTACTATCTAGTCCAAAGCTTGAAATAATCGAAGGTGACATTAGAAACTTAGGTGATTGTATTAAGGCTTGCAGAAATATAGATTTTGTATTGCATAATGCTGCATTAGGCTCAGTTCCTAGATCAATATCAGATCCAAGAACTACTAATGATGTAAATATTACAGGGACTTTAAACATGCTTATTGCTTCAAGGGATAACAATGTGAGAAGGTTTGTATATGCATCATCATCGTCAGTATATGGTGACGATGAAAATCTTCCTAAAAAAGAGGAAATAGTCGGGCGTCCATTATCTCCATATGCAATAACAAAAGTAACAAATGAAATGTATGGAAAAATATTTCATAATAACTTCAAGCTATCAACTATTGGGTTAAGATATTTTAATGTTTTCGGTAAAAATCAGGATGCTAATTCTCAGTATGCAGCTGTTATTCCAAACTTTATCAAAAAAATTATGTTAGGAGAAAGACCTATTATCTGGGGAGATGGGACACAGACTAGAGATTTTACTTTTGTAGAAAATGTAGTTGAAGCAAATCTCAAAGCATGTTTGGCTAGTGATGAGGCTACTGGAAATGTATTTAATATTGCTACTGGAAATAGAGTGTCAATATTAGATTTATTAAACGAAATTTGTAATATAATAGGAGTTAAGGTATCACCAGTTTTCAAGGATTGGCGAGCTGGGGATGTAATGCATAGCTTTGCAAACATAGAAAAGGCAAAGAAATTTTTGAATTACACTCCAATCTGTGACTTTAAAACAGGCATTAGAAAAACTATTGATGGGTATTTAGAAAAGTTTAAATAG